The following proteins come from a genomic window of Salvia hispanica cultivar TCC Black 2014 chromosome 4, UniMelb_Shisp_WGS_1.0, whole genome shotgun sequence:
- the LOC125223699 gene encoding casparian strip membrane protein 3-like produces MDRSKSETSIDMTKATKAVPVPVPQPAWKRGVSIFDFILRVCGLVAALAATATMGTTDQTLPFFTQFFQFQASYDDLPTFTFFVVANGIASGYLLLSMPFSIVAIVRPHASGVKLLLLILDTVVMGLTTAAAAAAAAIVYLAHNGNSNTNWFAICQQFNDFCQRVSGAVVASFIAAVLFICLVVLSAVALRRTH; encoded by the exons ATGGATCGCAGCAAGAGCGAAACATCCATTGACATGACCAAGGCCACTAAGGCGGTTCCAGTTCCAGTTCCGCAGCCGGCATGGAAGAGAGGGGTTTCCATCTTCGACTTCATATTGAGGGTGTGTGGGCTGGTGGCCGCCCTGGCAGCCACGGCCACCATGGGCACCACCGATCAGACTCTTCCTTTCTTCACTCAGTTCTTCCAGTTCCAAGCCAGCTACGACGACCTCCCCACTTTCAC ATTCTTCGTGGTGGCGAATGGCATAGCAAGTGGCTACTTGCTCCTATCCATGCCTTTCTCCATTGTCGCAATCGTTCGGCCCCACGCATCTGGAGTCAagcttctcctcctcatccttGATACc GTGGTGATGGGTTTGACAACGGCGgcggcagcagcagcagcggcgATTGTCTACTTGGCCCACAACGGCAACTCCAACACCAACTGGTTCGCCATCTGCCAGCAGTTCAACGACTTCTGCCAGCGCGTCAGTGGCGCCGTCGTGGCTTCCTTCATAGCTGCGGTGCTCTTCATCTGCTTGGTCGTGCTATCTGCCGTCGCTCTCCGCCGCACCCACTGA
- the LOC125217605 gene encoding uncharacterized protein LOC125217605 isoform X3 gives MEEFGGGGAARSRNHRNGSPSDRLLGVFSQHPAAPALELSEQDIFNTPSGSSPSSPTHSGSPRRTRSLHNHNHNHPRNQYGILAALNDNRKTRSGSDNRPVFNHKASAPVSLSSSSSTSPAASSSSRMAIPRKPPPPPPVERMRMRHQSAPVNVPVIPAALRRRARDLEEVVSEEEEEEGEEAEMSNGMMLPPHEVVAARDSPMLANSVLEGAGRTLKGRDLRQTFSCQWMLWSYQERKKNLPVS, from the exons ATGGAAGAatttggcggcggcggcgccgccCGCTCTCGCAACCACCGCAACGGCTCCCCTTCCGATCGACTCCTCGGAGTATTCAGTCAGCATCCGGCGGCGCCGGCGCTAGAGCTCTCGGAACAGGACATCTTCAACACTCCATCGGGGAGCTCTCCATCCTCACCCACACACTCAGGCAGCCCTAGGCGGACGCGGAGCCTCCACAACCACAACCACAACCACCCGAGGAATCAGTACGGAATCCTAGCGGCGCTAAACGATAACCGCAAAACCCGATCGGGATCCGATAACCGGCCCGTCTTCAACCACAAGGCCTCCGCCCCGGTCTCCCTCTCGTCGTCGTCGTCCACCTCCCCCGCCGCGTCGTCCTCGTCTCGGATGGCGATTCCGAGGAAACCgcccccgccgccgccggtgGAGAGAATGCGGATGCGGCATCAGTCGGCGCCGGTGAACGTGCCGGTAATACCCGCGGCGTTGAGGAGGAGGGCGCGGGATTTGGAGGAAGTGGTgtcggaggaggaggaggaagagggggAGGAGGCGGAGATGAGCAACGGAATGATGCTGCCGCCGCACGAGGTGGTGGCGGCGCGGGATTCGCCGATGCTGGCGAACTCGGTGCTGGAGGGGGCTGGGCGGACGCTTAAAGGCAGGGATCTCAGGCAG ACTTTTAGCTGTCAGTGGATGTTATGGAGCTATCAGGAAAGGAAGAAGAACTTGCCTGTTAGCTAA
- the LOC125217605 gene encoding uncharacterized protein LOC125217605 isoform X1, producing MEEFGGGGAARSRNHRNGSPSDRLLGVFSQHPAAPALELSEQDIFNTPSGSSPSSPTHSGSPRRTRSLHNHNHNHPRNQYGILAALNDNRKTRSGSDNRPVFNHKASAPVSLSSSSSTSPAASSSSRMAIPRKPPPPPPVERMRMRHQSAPVNVPVIPAALRRRARDLEEVVSEEEEEEGEEAEMSNGMMLPPHEVVAARDSPMLANSVLEGAGRTLKGRDLRQVLVQLLLASERNAEFAERPNHTVLQNDVSGR from the exons ATGGAAGAatttggcggcggcggcgccgccCGCTCTCGCAACCACCGCAACGGCTCCCCTTCCGATCGACTCCTCGGAGTATTCAGTCAGCATCCGGCGGCGCCGGCGCTAGAGCTCTCGGAACAGGACATCTTCAACACTCCATCGGGGAGCTCTCCATCCTCACCCACACACTCAGGCAGCCCTAGGCGGACGCGGAGCCTCCACAACCACAACCACAACCACCCGAGGAATCAGTACGGAATCCTAGCGGCGCTAAACGATAACCGCAAAACCCGATCGGGATCCGATAACCGGCCCGTCTTCAACCACAAGGCCTCCGCCCCGGTCTCCCTCTCGTCGTCGTCGTCCACCTCCCCCGCCGCGTCGTCCTCGTCTCGGATGGCGATTCCGAGGAAACCgcccccgccgccgccggtgGAGAGAATGCGGATGCGGCATCAGTCGGCGCCGGTGAACGTGCCGGTAATACCCGCGGCGTTGAGGAGGAGGGCGCGGGATTTGGAGGAAGTGGTgtcggaggaggaggaggaagagggggAGGAGGCGGAGATGAGCAACGGAATGATGCTGCCGCCGCACGAGGTGGTGGCGGCGCGGGATTCGCCGATGCTGGCGAACTCGGTGCTGGAGGGGGCTGGGCGGACGCTTAAAGGCAGGGATCTCAGGCAG GTCCTTGTGCAGTTGCTACTTGCTAGTGAACGAAATGCCGAATTTGCAGAAAGGCCAAATCACACTGTTTTGCAGAATGATGTGTCTGGGAGGTGA
- the LOC125217605 gene encoding uncharacterized protein LOC125217605 isoform X6 has protein sequence MEEFGGGGAARSRNHRNGSPSDRLLGVFSQHPAAPALELSEQDIFNTPSGSSPSSPTHSGSPRRTRSLHNHNHNHPRNQYGILAALNDNRKTRSGSDNRPVFNHKASAPVSLSSSSSTSPAASSSSRMAIPRKPPPPPPVERMRMRHQSAPVNVPVIPAALRRRARDLEEVVSEEEEEEGEEAEMSNGMMLPPHEVVAARDSPMLANSVLEGAGRTLKGRDLRQLLCGVDIFRRH, from the exons ATGGAAGAatttggcggcggcggcgccgccCGCTCTCGCAACCACCGCAACGGCTCCCCTTCCGATCGACTCCTCGGAGTATTCAGTCAGCATCCGGCGGCGCCGGCGCTAGAGCTCTCGGAACAGGACATCTTCAACACTCCATCGGGGAGCTCTCCATCCTCACCCACACACTCAGGCAGCCCTAGGCGGACGCGGAGCCTCCACAACCACAACCACAACCACCCGAGGAATCAGTACGGAATCCTAGCGGCGCTAAACGATAACCGCAAAACCCGATCGGGATCCGATAACCGGCCCGTCTTCAACCACAAGGCCTCCGCCCCGGTCTCCCTCTCGTCGTCGTCGTCCACCTCCCCCGCCGCGTCGTCCTCGTCTCGGATGGCGATTCCGAGGAAACCgcccccgccgccgccggtgGAGAGAATGCGGATGCGGCATCAGTCGGCGCCGGTGAACGTGCCGGTAATACCCGCGGCGTTGAGGAGGAGGGCGCGGGATTTGGAGGAAGTGGTgtcggaggaggaggaggaagagggggAGGAGGCGGAGATGAGCAACGGAATGATGCTGCCGCCGCACGAGGTGGTGGCGGCGCGGGATTCGCCGATGCTGGCGAACTCGGTGCTGGAGGGGGCTGGGCGGACGCTTAAAGGCAGGGATCTCAGGCAG CTGCTCTGCGGAGTTGATATCTTCAGGAGGCATTGA
- the LOC125217605 gene encoding uncharacterized protein LOC125217605 isoform X8: MEEFGGGGAARSRNHRNGSPSDRLLGVFSQHPAAPALELSEQDIFNTPSGSSPSSPTHSGSPRRTRSLHNHNHNHPRNQYGILAALNDNRKTRSGSDNRPVFNHKASAPVSLSSSSSTSPAASSSSRMAIPRKPPPPPPVERMRMRHQSAPVNVPVIPAALRRRARDLEEVVSEEEEEEGEEAEMSNGMMLPPHEVVAARDSPMLANSVLEGAGRTLKGRDLRQEN, encoded by the exons ATGGAAGAatttggcggcggcggcgccgccCGCTCTCGCAACCACCGCAACGGCTCCCCTTCCGATCGACTCCTCGGAGTATTCAGTCAGCATCCGGCGGCGCCGGCGCTAGAGCTCTCGGAACAGGACATCTTCAACACTCCATCGGGGAGCTCTCCATCCTCACCCACACACTCAGGCAGCCCTAGGCGGACGCGGAGCCTCCACAACCACAACCACAACCACCCGAGGAATCAGTACGGAATCCTAGCGGCGCTAAACGATAACCGCAAAACCCGATCGGGATCCGATAACCGGCCCGTCTTCAACCACAAGGCCTCCGCCCCGGTCTCCCTCTCGTCGTCGTCGTCCACCTCCCCCGCCGCGTCGTCCTCGTCTCGGATGGCGATTCCGAGGAAACCgcccccgccgccgccggtgGAGAGAATGCGGATGCGGCATCAGTCGGCGCCGGTGAACGTGCCGGTAATACCCGCGGCGTTGAGGAGGAGGGCGCGGGATTTGGAGGAAGTGGTgtcggaggaggaggaggaagagggggAGGAGGCGGAGATGAGCAACGGAATGATGCTGCCGCCGCACGAGGTGGTGGCGGCGCGGGATTCGCCGATGCTGGCGAACTCGGTGCTGGAGGGGGCTGGGCGGACGCTTAAAGGCAGGGATCTCAGGCAG GAAAATTGA
- the LOC125218522 gene encoding F-box protein At2g27310-like, which translates to MCSTTTTCDDGGATSIAAIHPDIIQSHILNRLDGPALASTSCASTQLLSLCSDDLLWRQICNSTWPSTAHPTVRDAISSFPSAHRSFYSDSFPSLTLHSGGRGPPPQTQGLISAVDVYCDDRLIYSQVKETETLSGWFQGSPFRIDLVGPKEAVGAAPLKFEGACMELAKERLRVSWILIDPRKKRALNIASAAAVEARRHWLTDDIQLRYATVVAGGDGELVQCAAVVTCGGKEGGELQVREMSMQVEDMDGKIITGSHSLRILDAAMDGRRVKSQVETQREAFEMFVRMKMLSRERKQRRERSLDMVCIAAGVAIFVAIWAFVLSR; encoded by the coding sequence ATGTgttccaccaccaccacttgCGATGACGGCGGCGCCACCTCGATCGCCGCCATCCATCCCGACATCATCCAATCCCATATCCTAAACCGGCTGGACGGCCCCGCCCTGGCCTCCACCAGCTGCGCCTCCACGCAGCTCCTCTCCCTCTGCTCCGACGATCTCCTGTGGCGCCAAATTTGCAACTCCACGTGGCCCTCCACCGCCCACCCCACCGTCCGCGACGCCATCTCCTCCTTCCCCTCCGCCCACCGCTCCTTCTACTCCGACTCCTTCCCCTCCCTCACCCTCCACAGCGGTGGCCGTGGACCCCCGCCGCAAACGCAGGGGCTGATCTCCGCCGTCGACGTCTACTGCGACGACAGATTGATCTATTCTCAGGTGAAGGAAACGGAGACTCTCTCCGGATGGTTCCAGGGCTCCCCCTTCAGGATCGACCTGGTGGGGCCGAAAGAGGCCGTGGGGGCAGCGCCGCTGAAATTCGAAGGCGCGTGCATGGAACTCGCCAAGGAGCGTCTGCGGGTGAGCTGGATCCTCATCGACCCTCGCAAGAAGCGGGCGCTCAACATAGCCAGCGCCGCGGCCGTGGAGGCGCGCCGCCACTGGCTGACCGACGACATACAGCTCCGCTACGCCACGGTGGTGGCCGGCGGGGACGGGGAGCTGGTGCAGTGCGCGGCGGTGGTGACGTGCGGCGGGAAGGAAGGGGGAGAGCTGCAGGTGAGGGAGATGAGCATGCAGGTGGAGGACATGGACGGCAAAATCATCACCGGATCACACAGTTTGCGGATCCTGGACGCCGCCATGGATGGCCGGAGAGTCAAGAGCCAGGTGGAGACGCAGAGGGAGGCGTTCGAGATGTTTGTGAGGATGAAGATgctttctagagagagaaagcagaggagagagaggagcTTGGACATGGTCTGCATTGCCGCCGGAGTCGCTATTTTTGTGGCCATTTGGGCATTTGTTTTATCCagataa
- the LOC125217605 gene encoding uncharacterized protein LOC125217605 isoform X5, whose product MEEFGGGGAARSRNHRNGSPSDRLLGVFSQHPAAPALELSEQDIFNTPSGSSPSSPTHSGSPRRTRSLHNHNHNHPRNQYGILAALNDNRKTRSGSDNRPVFNHKASAPVSLSSSSSTSPAASSSSRMAIPRKPPPPPPVERMRMRHQSAPVNVPVIPAALRRRARDLEEVVSEEEEEEGEEAEMSNGMMLPPHEVVAARDSPMLANSVLEGAGRTLKGRDLRQGCSVHKRGKLQL is encoded by the exons ATGGAAGAatttggcggcggcggcgccgccCGCTCTCGCAACCACCGCAACGGCTCCCCTTCCGATCGACTCCTCGGAGTATTCAGTCAGCATCCGGCGGCGCCGGCGCTAGAGCTCTCGGAACAGGACATCTTCAACACTCCATCGGGGAGCTCTCCATCCTCACCCACACACTCAGGCAGCCCTAGGCGGACGCGGAGCCTCCACAACCACAACCACAACCACCCGAGGAATCAGTACGGAATCCTAGCGGCGCTAAACGATAACCGCAAAACCCGATCGGGATCCGATAACCGGCCCGTCTTCAACCACAAGGCCTCCGCCCCGGTCTCCCTCTCGTCGTCGTCGTCCACCTCCCCCGCCGCGTCGTCCTCGTCTCGGATGGCGATTCCGAGGAAACCgcccccgccgccgccggtgGAGAGAATGCGGATGCGGCATCAGTCGGCGCCGGTGAACGTGCCGGTAATACCCGCGGCGTTGAGGAGGAGGGCGCGGGATTTGGAGGAAGTGGTgtcggaggaggaggaggaagagggggAGGAGGCGGAGATGAGCAACGGAATGATGCTGCCGCCGCACGAGGTGGTGGCGGCGCGGGATTCGCCGATGCTGGCGAACTCGGTGCTGGAGGGGGCTGGGCGGACGCTTAAAGGCAGGGATCTCAGGCAG GGATGTTCTGTACATAAACGTGGGAAGTTACAGctataa
- the LOC125217605 gene encoding uncharacterized protein LOC125217605 isoform X7 codes for MEEFGGGGAARSRNHRNGSPSDRLLGVFSQHPAAPALELSEQDIFNTPSGSSPSSPTHSGSPRRTRSLHNHNHNHPRNQYGILAALNDNRKTRSGSDNRPVFNHKASAPVSLSSSSSTSPAASSSSRMAIPRKPPPPPPVERMRMRHQSAPVNVPVIPAALRRRARDLEEVVSEEEEEEGEEAEMSNGMMLPPHEVVAARDSPMLANSVLEGAGRTLKGRDLRQHLACISDVVDF; via the exons ATGGAAGAatttggcggcggcggcgccgccCGCTCTCGCAACCACCGCAACGGCTCCCCTTCCGATCGACTCCTCGGAGTATTCAGTCAGCATCCGGCGGCGCCGGCGCTAGAGCTCTCGGAACAGGACATCTTCAACACTCCATCGGGGAGCTCTCCATCCTCACCCACACACTCAGGCAGCCCTAGGCGGACGCGGAGCCTCCACAACCACAACCACAACCACCCGAGGAATCAGTACGGAATCCTAGCGGCGCTAAACGATAACCGCAAAACCCGATCGGGATCCGATAACCGGCCCGTCTTCAACCACAAGGCCTCCGCCCCGGTCTCCCTCTCGTCGTCGTCGTCCACCTCCCCCGCCGCGTCGTCCTCGTCTCGGATGGCGATTCCGAGGAAACCgcccccgccgccgccggtgGAGAGAATGCGGATGCGGCATCAGTCGGCGCCGGTGAACGTGCCGGTAATACCCGCGGCGTTGAGGAGGAGGGCGCGGGATTTGGAGGAAGTGGTgtcggaggaggaggaggaagagggggAGGAGGCGGAGATGAGCAACGGAATGATGCTGCCGCCGCACGAGGTGGTGGCGGCGCGGGATTCGCCGATGCTGGCGAACTCGGTGCTGGAGGGGGCTGGGCGGACGCTTAAAGGCAGGGATCTCAGGCAG CATCTTGCTTGTATTAGCGATGTTGTAGACTTTTAG
- the LOC125217605 gene encoding uncharacterized protein LOC125217605 isoform X4 — translation MEEFGGGGAARSRNHRNGSPSDRLLGVFSQHPAAPALELSEQDIFNTPSGSSPSSPTHSGSPRRTRSLHNHNHNHPRNQYGILAALNDNRKTRSGSDNRPVFNHKASAPVSLSSSSSTSPAASSSSRMAIPRKPPPPPPVERMRMRHQSAPVNVPVIPAALRRRARDLEEVVSEEEEEEGEEAEMSNGMMLPPHEVVAARDSPMLANSVLEGAGRTLKGRDLRQVPKQLLDYQLKKKPSLFI, via the exons ATGGAAGAatttggcggcggcggcgccgccCGCTCTCGCAACCACCGCAACGGCTCCCCTTCCGATCGACTCCTCGGAGTATTCAGTCAGCATCCGGCGGCGCCGGCGCTAGAGCTCTCGGAACAGGACATCTTCAACACTCCATCGGGGAGCTCTCCATCCTCACCCACACACTCAGGCAGCCCTAGGCGGACGCGGAGCCTCCACAACCACAACCACAACCACCCGAGGAATCAGTACGGAATCCTAGCGGCGCTAAACGATAACCGCAAAACCCGATCGGGATCCGATAACCGGCCCGTCTTCAACCACAAGGCCTCCGCCCCGGTCTCCCTCTCGTCGTCGTCGTCCACCTCCCCCGCCGCGTCGTCCTCGTCTCGGATGGCGATTCCGAGGAAACCgcccccgccgccgccggtgGAGAGAATGCGGATGCGGCATCAGTCGGCGCCGGTGAACGTGCCGGTAATACCCGCGGCGTTGAGGAGGAGGGCGCGGGATTTGGAGGAAGTGGTgtcggaggaggaggaggaagagggggAGGAGGCGGAGATGAGCAACGGAATGATGCTGCCGCCGCACGAGGTGGTGGCGGCGCGGGATTCGCCGATGCTGGCGAACTCGGTGCTGGAGGGGGCTGGGCGGACGCTTAAAGGCAGGGATCTCAGGCAG GTACCAAAACAGCTTCTGGACTatcaattgaagaagaagccaAGTCTGTTTATTTAA
- the LOC125222065 gene encoding methyl-CpG-binding domain-containing protein 5-like: MSEPQLPPKSEPTSADPLLDTGAFIDPAPNHSPSADMTQPSPQFMPGVVIAAEPISYYIPGEASAEPAPRAARRRDPEERPSWLPENWTIELRRRNSGATAGQTDRYYIEPAGQRRFRSKVEVLQFLETGSSKPKRNAPSETETMPSRTPASQTQRKSSTKRKKSEGSVSDNTQPPPPHVRNGVQADNAQPL; the protein is encoded by the exons ATGTCTGAACCCCAGCTCCCGCCCAAATCGGAACCCACCTCCGCCGACCCTCTTCTCGACACCGGCGCCTTTATCGACCCGGCTCCGAATCACTCTCCCTCCGCCGACATGACCCAACCTTCGCCGCAGTTCATGCCGGGAGTCGTGATAGCGGCGGAACCCATCTCGTATTACATCCCCGGTGAGGCCTCGGCGGAGCCCGCGCCTCGTGCTGCGCGGCGGAGGGATCCCGAGGAGAGGCCCAGCTGGCTGCCGGAGAACTGGACGATTGAGTTGAGAAGGCGCAATTCTGGAGCCACAGCTGGACAGACTGATCGA TATTACATCGAACCAGCGGGGCAACGCAGATTCCGTTCGAAGGTTGAGGTGCTTCAATTTCTGGAAACAGGAAGTAGTAAACCAAAGAGAAACGCACCTTCTGAAACTGAGACTATG CCTTCCAGGACTCCTGCAAGCCAAACACAAAGGAAGTCCAGCACGAAACGGAAGAAATCCGAGGGCTCTGTTTCTGACAATACacaaccaccaccaccacatGTTCGGAACGGCGTCCAGGCAGATAATGCCCAACCGTTATGA
- the LOC125217605 gene encoding uncharacterized protein LOC125217605 isoform X2, translating to MEEFGGGGAARSRNHRNGSPSDRLLGVFSQHPAAPALELSEQDIFNTPSGSSPSSPTHSGSPRRTRSLHNHNHNHPRNQYGILAALNDNRKTRSGSDNRPVFNHKASAPVSLSSSSSTSPAASSSSRMAIPRKPPPPPPVERMRMRHQSAPVNVPVIPAALRRRARDLEEVVSEEEEEEGEEAEMSNGMMLPPHEVVAARDSPMLANSVLEGAGRTLKGRDLRQLLLASERNAEFAERPNHTVLQNDVSGR from the exons ATGGAAGAatttggcggcggcggcgccgccCGCTCTCGCAACCACCGCAACGGCTCCCCTTCCGATCGACTCCTCGGAGTATTCAGTCAGCATCCGGCGGCGCCGGCGCTAGAGCTCTCGGAACAGGACATCTTCAACACTCCATCGGGGAGCTCTCCATCCTCACCCACACACTCAGGCAGCCCTAGGCGGACGCGGAGCCTCCACAACCACAACCACAACCACCCGAGGAATCAGTACGGAATCCTAGCGGCGCTAAACGATAACCGCAAAACCCGATCGGGATCCGATAACCGGCCCGTCTTCAACCACAAGGCCTCCGCCCCGGTCTCCCTCTCGTCGTCGTCGTCCACCTCCCCCGCCGCGTCGTCCTCGTCTCGGATGGCGATTCCGAGGAAACCgcccccgccgccgccggtgGAGAGAATGCGGATGCGGCATCAGTCGGCGCCGGTGAACGTGCCGGTAATACCCGCGGCGTTGAGGAGGAGGGCGCGGGATTTGGAGGAAGTGGTgtcggaggaggaggaggaagagggggAGGAGGCGGAGATGAGCAACGGAATGATGCTGCCGCCGCACGAGGTGGTGGCGGCGCGGGATTCGCCGATGCTGGCGAACTCGGTGCTGGAGGGGGCTGGGCGGACGCTTAAAGGCAGGGATCTCAGGCAG TTGCTACTTGCTAGTGAACGAAATGCCGAATTTGCAGAAAGGCCAAATCACACTGTTTTGCAGAATGATGTGTCTGGGAGGTGA
- the LOC125224230 gene encoding mitochondrial fission protein ELM1-like, whose amino-acid sequence MKPIRLPEPPGSPKRMGGVPDIFETGVYDVVRRAVIIGNGFPASENQSMGLVRALGLSAKQTLYRVTRPTGGINEWLHWLPVSIHKKLYFIISRIYGYSTYFISRRGRKLAHLPAGNGVGVGLSSVLEADVKSIVKMAKDTFEKDGPLLVVASGRDTISIASSIKRLASDNVFVVQVQHPRSHLDRFDMVIAPKHDYYSLTPQAQEQVPRFLRKWITPHELPGDHVVLTVGALHQIDSAVLRTEANAWHHEFAPLPKPLLVVNIGGPTRYCRYSTDLAKQLIASLHNVLTSSGSVRISFSRRTPEKVSKLVIKELGTHPKIYIWDGEEPNPHLGHLAWADSFIVTADSVSMLSEACSTGKPVYVVGAERCTWKLMEFHKNLRERGMVRPFTGLEDMSETWGYPPLNDTAEAASRVHKALGERGWRIRA is encoded by the exons ATGAAGCCAATTAGGCTCCCGGAGCCGCCAGGAAGCCCGAAGCGGATGGGCGGAGTTCCAGATATATTTGAAACCGGCGTTTACGACGTCGTCCGCCGCGCAGTTATAATCGGCAACGGTTTTCCGGCGTCGGAGAATCAGAGCATGGGATTGGTTCGAGCACTTGGCTTAAGTGCTAAGCAAACGCTCTAT AGGGTTACGAGACCAACAGGAGGAATCAATGAGTGGCTTCACTGGCTTCCAGTTTCTATCCATAAGAAATTGTACTTTATCATTAGCCGGATATATGGGTattcaacttattttatttccagaAGAGGGAGGAAACTAGCACATTTGCCTGCAGGAAATGGTGTTGGTGTGGGTTTATCATCAGTGTTGGAAGCTGATGTAAAGAGTATTGTCAAAATGGCTAAGGACACTTTTGAGAA GGATGGCCCACTGCTTGTAGTTGCATCTGGCAGAGATACAATTTCAATTGCAAGCTCTATAAAAAGATTAGCATCTGACAATGTGTTTGTTGTCCAG GTTCAGCATCCACGGTCTCATTTGGACAGATTTGATATGGTGATAGCGCCAAAACATGATTATTACTCATTGACCCCTCAGGCACAAGAGCAGGTTCCTCGCTTTCTTCGGAAATGGATAACACCGCATGAGCTTCCTGGTGATCATGTC GTCCTCACAGTAGGAGCACTTCATCAAATAGATTCTGCTGTACTTCGTACTGAAGCTAATGCCTGGCATCATGAGTTTGCACCTCTGCCTAAGCCATTGCTTGTAGTTAATATTGGAGGACCCACAA GGTACTGCAGATATAGCACAGACCTTGCAAAACAACTGATAGCGTCCCTTCACAATGTTCTCACGAGCAGTGGAAGTGTCAGGATATCTTTCTCAAGGCGGACACCTGAAAAG GTTTctaaattagtaattaaagaACTTGGAACTCATCCCAAAATCTACATATGGGATGGTGAAG AACCTAATCCACATTTAGGACATCTGGCTTGGGCTGATTCTTTTATTGTCACGGCTGATTCAGTTAGCATGTTGAGTGAGGCTTGCAGCACCGG GAAGCCTGTTTATGTTGTTGGAGCTGAACGCTGCACCTGGAAACTTATGGAATTCCATAAGAATCTAAGGGAAAGAGGCATGGTCAGACCATTTACAGGTCTGGAGGAT ATGTCAGAAACCTGGGGCTACCCTCCTTTGAACGATACCGCTGAGGCAGCAAGTCGGGTGCATAAAGCACTTGGTGAGCGAGGATGGAGAATACGAGCATAA